In a single window of the Nicotiana tomentosiformis chromosome 8, ASM39032v3, whole genome shotgun sequence genome:
- the LOC104091912 gene encoding uncharacterized protein, which translates to MLSTVGAWRSSGDASAMWATTADNIREVEKEVLGVSRGYTARHKGNWWNEVVQGKVKEKKAAYLRLVGSTDGEDRRTNIERYKVARREAKLAITEAKTAAFAHLYEELAEKGGDQKLFRLAKARERKAWDLDQVRCIRDEDGKVLMGEA; encoded by the coding sequence ATGTTATCGACAGTAGGAGCCTGGAGGAGTAGCGGGGATGCGAGTGCTATGTGGGCGACGACGGCAGACAATATTAGGGAGGTGGAAaaagaggtgttaggggtctcgagaGGATACACTGCCAGGCATAAAGGCAactggtggaatgaagtggtccaaggcaAAGTGAAAGAGAAGAAGGCAGCGTACCTGAGGTTAGTAGGGAGCACAGATGGGGAGGATAGGAGAACGAACATAGAAaggtataaggtagctaggaGGGAGGCGAAGTTGGCGAtcacggaggctaagactgcTGCGTTTGCTCATCTGTACGAGGAACTGGCGGAAAAAGGCGGGGATCAAAAGCTCTTTCGATTGGCCAAGGCTAGAGAGAGGAAGGCTTGGGATCtggaccaagtgaggtgcatcagAGATGAGGATGGAAAAGTATTGATGGGAGAGGCATaa